Proteins co-encoded in one Pseudochaenichthys georgianus chromosome 22, fPseGeo1.2, whole genome shotgun sequence genomic window:
- the soul3 gene encoding heme-binding protein soul3 gives MDRGGCQMSGGGGGDSSGPDNSGRISLEDLESFSEDQLSDSGNGSLEERETMQEEEESVRLLHYWQDVARGHQVEVAPEMAEPIQQLTTNNQGHSSREHVPFTVLGRKEKCGELLYEKRQYEKGHWACTTMREETYEQSICYGFMKIMRYICQQNSLESYLGMTLPIVTVVTTDESHSTISNDVKVAYFLPTEHQAQPPQPNDTDITIEIWPAATVYTRPFTGPTNEVTIIQQINTMAEQLEPAGECVNDSFMVAGYTNPAHINRQNEIWFLERPRGTRED, from the exons ATGGACCGAGGTGGCTGCCAGATGAGTGGCGGGGGTGGTGGTGACAGCAGCGGGCCCGACAACAGCGGGAGGATCAGCCTGGAGGACCTGGAGTCTTTCTCGGAAGACCAGCTGTCAGACTCGGGCAACGGCAGCCTGGAAGAGAGAGAAACCAtgcaggaggaggaagagtcCGTCCGACTGCTGCATTACTGGCAGGACGTCGCGAGAGGACACCAGGTGGAAGTGGCACCag AAATGGCAGAGCCAATTCAACAGCTAACCACCAACAACCAAGGACACAGCAGCAGAGAACACGTCCCTTTCACTGTGCTCGGACGCAAAGAAAAG TGTGGGGAGCTGCTGTACGAGAAACGGCAGTACGAGAAGGGCCACTGGGCTTGTACAACGATGCGTGAGGAAACTTATGAACAGAGCATCTGCTATGGTTTTATGAAGATTATGAGATACATTTGCCAGCAGAACTCCTTGG AAAGCTACCTGGGCATGACGCTGCCCATCGTCACAGTGGTGACCACAGATGAGAGTCATTCTACGATCTCCAATGACGTCAAGGTGGCATATTTTCTTCCCACTGAGCATCAGGCCCAGCCGCCACAACCCAATGACACCGACATCACCATAGAGATCTGGCCCGCCGCTACCGTATACACAAG GCCCTTCACTGGTCCCACCAATGAAGTGACCATCATTCAGCAGATCAATACCATGGCTGAGCAGCTAGAGCCCGCTGGCGAGTGCGTCAACGACTCCTTCATGGTGGCCGGCTACACTAACCCTGCTCACATCAACCGCCAGAACGAGATCTGGTTCCTCGAGCGGCCCAGAGGGACGAGAGAAGATTAA